A window from Thunnus albacares chromosome 19, fThuAlb1.1, whole genome shotgun sequence encodes these proteins:
- the LOC122970057 gene encoding zinc finger protein 778-like isoform X1: MSSLQGLKVFVQQRLTAAVEEIFGHFEKTITEYEEEMNRRHRRLLDEVSKQGTVLRAADVQQLLENKEVPSEQQERSSGLDQEDPEPPHIKEEQEELWTSQEGEQLQGLEEADIIRFTYIPVPREDDEEKPQSLQLQSTGEPPASSSTEQMKTEADEDDCEGPEPVSSFDPDSYLQPLSEDETWTETRDPLSGLKALNNNIVNDNIVHKLLESEDERTDGTKSFTCPQCDKSFDRRETLNRHMRCHTGEKPYSCLVCKRLFRWRADFVAHLRTHTGEKPFMCSDCGKCFIKHGTLTRHMRTHTGERPHVCTVCGNGFHRKEDLTKHTRTHTGEKPFSCRVCNRQFSRLFRVKNHKCVVESSDT, from the exons ATGTCCAGCCTTCAGGGTCTGAAGGTTTTCGTCCAGCAGCGGCTAACTGCGGCTGTGGAGGAGATATTTGgacattttgagaaaacaaTAACCGAATATGAAGAGGAGATGAACCGCCGACACCGCAGGCTGCTGGACGAGGTTTCCAAACAGGGTACTGTGCTGAGAGCAGCAG ATGTCCAGCAGCTGTTGGAGAATAAAGAAGTTCCCTCTGAGCAGCAGGAGAGGAGCTCCGGTCTGGACCAGGAGGACCCAGAGCCCCCacacattaaagaggaacaggaggaactctGGACCAGtcaggagggagagcagcttCAGGGGCTGGAGGAGGCTGATATCATCAGGTTCACATACATTCCCGTCCCAcgtgaagatgatgaagagaaacctCAGTCCTTGCAGCTTCAGAGCACCGGAGAGCCTCCAGCCAGCAGCTCAACTGaacagatgaagacagaagcTGATGAAGACGACTGTGAGGGACCAGAACCAGTCAGCAGCTTCGATCCAGATAGTTATTTACAACCACTCAGTGAAGACGAAACGTGGACGGAGACCAGAGACCCTCTGTCAGGTTTAAAGGCTCTGAATAATAATATTGTTAATGACAATATCGTTCATAAACTCCTTGAAAGCGAGGACGAGCGAACTGATGGTACAAAATCATTTACCTGCCCTCAGTGTGATAAAAGTTTTGACCGCAGGGAAACCCTGAACAGACACATGAGGTGTCACACGGGCGAAAAGCCGTACAGTTGTCTAGTTTGTAAGAGACTTTTTAGATGGAGAGCAGACTTTGTGGCACACTTGAGAACCCACACAGGGGAGAAACCTTTCATGTGCAGCGACTGCGGGAAATGCTTCATCAAACACGGAACTCTCACGCGACACATGAGAACCCATACCGGCGAGAGACCGCACGTGTGCACAGTCTGCGGTAACGGTTTTCATCGCAAAGAAGATCTGACCAAACACACGAGGACCCACACCGGGGAGAAACCCTTCAGCTGCAGAGTTTGTAACAGACAGTTCTCTCGCTTGTTTCGTGTTAAAAACCACAAGTGTGTCGTTGAGAGCAGCGATACATGA
- the LOC122970057 gene encoding zinc finger protein 778-like isoform X2 encodes MSSLQGLKVFVQQRLTAAVEEIFGHFEKTITEYEEEMNRRHRRLLDEVSKQDVQQLLENKEVPSEQQERSSGLDQEDPEPPHIKEEQEELWTSQEGEQLQGLEEADIIRFTYIPVPREDDEEKPQSLQLQSTGEPPASSSTEQMKTEADEDDCEGPEPVSSFDPDSYLQPLSEDETWTETRDPLSGLKALNNNIVNDNIVHKLLESEDERTDGTKSFTCPQCDKSFDRRETLNRHMRCHTGEKPYSCLVCKRLFRWRADFVAHLRTHTGEKPFMCSDCGKCFIKHGTLTRHMRTHTGERPHVCTVCGNGFHRKEDLTKHTRTHTGEKPFSCRVCNRQFSRLFRVKNHKCVVESSDT; translated from the exons ATGTCCAGCCTTCAGGGTCTGAAGGTTTTCGTCCAGCAGCGGCTAACTGCGGCTGTGGAGGAGATATTTGgacattttgagaaaacaaTAACCGAATATGAAGAGGAGATGAACCGCCGACACCGCAGGCTGCTGGACGAGGTTTCCAAACAGG ATGTCCAGCAGCTGTTGGAGAATAAAGAAGTTCCCTCTGAGCAGCAGGAGAGGAGCTCCGGTCTGGACCAGGAGGACCCAGAGCCCCCacacattaaagaggaacaggaggaactctGGACCAGtcaggagggagagcagcttCAGGGGCTGGAGGAGGCTGATATCATCAGGTTCACATACATTCCCGTCCCAcgtgaagatgatgaagagaaacctCAGTCCTTGCAGCTTCAGAGCACCGGAGAGCCTCCAGCCAGCAGCTCAACTGaacagatgaagacagaagcTGATGAAGACGACTGTGAGGGACCAGAACCAGTCAGCAGCTTCGATCCAGATAGTTATTTACAACCACTCAGTGAAGACGAAACGTGGACGGAGACCAGAGACCCTCTGTCAGGTTTAAAGGCTCTGAATAATAATATTGTTAATGACAATATCGTTCATAAACTCCTTGAAAGCGAGGACGAGCGAACTGATGGTACAAAATCATTTACCTGCCCTCAGTGTGATAAAAGTTTTGACCGCAGGGAAACCCTGAACAGACACATGAGGTGTCACACGGGCGAAAAGCCGTACAGTTGTCTAGTTTGTAAGAGACTTTTTAGATGGAGAGCAGACTTTGTGGCACACTTGAGAACCCACACAGGGGAGAAACCTTTCATGTGCAGCGACTGCGGGAAATGCTTCATCAAACACGGAACTCTCACGCGACACATGAGAACCCATACCGGCGAGAGACCGCACGTGTGCACAGTCTGCGGTAACGGTTTTCATCGCAAAGAAGATCTGACCAAACACACGAGGACCCACACCGGGGAGAAACCCTTCAGCTGCAGAGTTTGTAACAGACAGTTCTCTCGCTTGTTTCGTGTTAAAAACCACAAGTGTGTCGTTGAGAGCAGCGATACATGA
- the LOC122970057 gene encoding zinc finger protein 778-like isoform X3, whose translation MLTDVQQLLENKEVPSEQQERSSGLDQEDPEPPHIKEEQEELWTSQEGEQLQGLEEADIIRFTYIPVPREDDEEKPQSLQLQSTGEPPASSSTEQMKTEADEDDCEGPEPVSSFDPDSYLQPLSEDETWTETRDPLSGLKALNNNIVNDNIVHKLLESEDERTDGTKSFTCPQCDKSFDRRETLNRHMRCHTGEKPYSCLVCKRLFRWRADFVAHLRTHTGEKPFMCSDCGKCFIKHGTLTRHMRTHTGERPHVCTVCGNGFHRKEDLTKHTRTHTGEKPFSCRVCNRQFSRLFRVKNHKCVVESSDT comes from the exons ATGTTAACAG ATGTCCAGCAGCTGTTGGAGAATAAAGAAGTTCCCTCTGAGCAGCAGGAGAGGAGCTCCGGTCTGGACCAGGAGGACCCAGAGCCCCCacacattaaagaggaacaggaggaactctGGACCAGtcaggagggagagcagcttCAGGGGCTGGAGGAGGCTGATATCATCAGGTTCACATACATTCCCGTCCCAcgtgaagatgatgaagagaaacctCAGTCCTTGCAGCTTCAGAGCACCGGAGAGCCTCCAGCCAGCAGCTCAACTGaacagatgaagacagaagcTGATGAAGACGACTGTGAGGGACCAGAACCAGTCAGCAGCTTCGATCCAGATAGTTATTTACAACCACTCAGTGAAGACGAAACGTGGACGGAGACCAGAGACCCTCTGTCAGGTTTAAAGGCTCTGAATAATAATATTGTTAATGACAATATCGTTCATAAACTCCTTGAAAGCGAGGACGAGCGAACTGATGGTACAAAATCATTTACCTGCCCTCAGTGTGATAAAAGTTTTGACCGCAGGGAAACCCTGAACAGACACATGAGGTGTCACACGGGCGAAAAGCCGTACAGTTGTCTAGTTTGTAAGAGACTTTTTAGATGGAGAGCAGACTTTGTGGCACACTTGAGAACCCACACAGGGGAGAAACCTTTCATGTGCAGCGACTGCGGGAAATGCTTCATCAAACACGGAACTCTCACGCGACACATGAGAACCCATACCGGCGAGAGACCGCACGTGTGCACAGTCTGCGGTAACGGTTTTCATCGCAAAGAAGATCTGACCAAACACACGAGGACCCACACCGGGGAGAAACCCTTCAGCTGCAGAGTTTGTAACAGACAGTTCTCTCGCTTGTTTCGTGTTAAAAACCACAAGTGTGTCGTTGAGAGCAGCGATACATGA
- the LOC122970053 gene encoding zinc finger protein 233-like — protein MCSFQGLKVFVQQRLTAAVEEIFGHVERTITEYEEEMDRRHRRLLDEVSRPGITAVFPADIQQLLESKEEVPPEQQQEWSSGLDQQDPEDPPHIKEEQEELWTSQEGEQLQGLEEADITKFTFTPVPVTSEDDDDDAEKSPSSQLHQRQTEEMKTEADGEEPASNICPERHLQPDRHVKTSHFPEPETEDRTYCWVEIRELQPDLNTLNNSIAPINDMRCNTGIKSYSCSECGKRLSQKGTLRRHVRKVHRREKPFTCSVCNGNFSQAVTLEQHMRIHTGEKPFSCSVCAKKFTQKRNLKCHMTVHTGEKPFSCSVCAKRFTQKRILKGHMTVHTGEKPFSCGVCEKRFTRRSRVKNHKCVAESSSSL, from the exons ATGTGCAGCTTTCAGGGTCTGAAGGTTTTCGTCCAGCAGCGGTTAACTGCGGCTGTGGAGGAGATATTTGGACATGTTGAGAGGACAATAACCGAGTATGAAGAGGAGATGGACCGCCGACACCGCAGGCTGCTGGACGAGGTTTCCAGACCTGGAATTACAGCAG tgtttcctgcAGACATCCAGCAGCTGTTGGAGAGTAAAGAAGAGGTTCcccctgagcagcagcaggagtggAGCTCCGGTCTGGACCAGCAGGACCCAGAAGATCCCCCacacattaaagaggaacaggaggaactctGGACCAGTCAGGAAGGAGAGCAGCTTCAAGGGCTGGAGGAAGCTGATATCACCAAGTTCACCTTCACTCCTGTCCCTGTGACgagtgaagatgatgatgatgatgcagagaAATCTCCGTCCTCACAGCttcatcaaagacaaactgaggaaatgaaaacagaagctGACGGAGAGGAACCAGCCAGCAACATATGTCCTGAAAGACATTTACAACCGGATAGACATGTGAAGACCTCTCACTTTCCTGAACCCGAGACTGAAGACAGGACTTACTGTTGGGTGGAGATCAGAGAACTTCAACCAGATTTAAACACTCTCAACAATAGCATAGCACCTATAAACGATATGAGGTGTAATACTGGTATAAAATCTTACAGCTGCTCAGAGTGTGGTAAAAGACTCAGCCAGAAGGGGACTCTGCGGAGACACGTGAGAAAAGTTCACAGGAGAGAGAAACCGTTCACCTGCTCGGTCTGTAATGGAAATTTTAGTCAGGCGGTGACATTAGAGCAACACATGAGAATCCATACCGGGGAGAAACCGTTCAGCTGCTCCGTCTGCGCAAAAAAATTCACGCAAAAGAGAAATCTGAAATGCCACATGACGGTCCACACGGGGGAGAAACCGTTCAGCTGCTCCGTCTGCGCTAAAAGATTCACGCAAAAGAGGATTTTGAAAGGCCACATGACGGTCCACACGGGGGAGAAACCGTTCAGCTGCGGCGTTTGTGAGAAACGCTTCACCAGACGGTCGCGAGTCAAGAATCATAAGTGTGTCgctgagagcagcagcagtctgtaG